In Ascaphus truei isolate aAscTru1 chromosome 5, aAscTru1.hap1, whole genome shotgun sequence, one genomic interval encodes:
- the MRPS24 gene encoding small ribosomal subunit protein uS3m, producing the protein MAALVCNGSGRLQVLVQRINSLSLGHLPSCCIQTSSVCLKNRAARVRVGKGDKPVTYEEAHPPHYIAHRKGWLSQHTANLDGETGAAERTIEDVFIRRFIFGTFHGCLANEIVIKRRSNLIVICAIFIRKLSPQKFYFLIGYTETLLSFLYKCPIKLEVQTVEEKVIYKYL; encoded by the exons ATGGCGGCACTCGTGTGCAACGGGTCAGGACGGTTGCAG GTTTTGGTTCAGAGGATCAATTCTCTGTCCTTGGGTCATCTTCCGAGCTGCTGTATTCAGACCTCGTCCGTCTGTttgaag AACAGAGCAGCCCGTGTGCGTGTGGGGAAAGGCGACAAACCTGTGACCTATGAGGAGGCTCATCCCCCCCACTACATTGCACACAGGAAGGGATGGCTGTCTCAGCACACAG CTAACCTGGACGGAGAGACGGGTGCCGCGGAGCGTACCATAGAGGACGTCTTCATCCGCAGGTTTATTTTCGGAACCTTCCACGGCTGCCTGGCCAATGAGATCGTGATAAAGCGCCGCTCCAACCTCATAGTCATCTGTGCCATCTTCATCCGCAAGCTGTCGCCGCAGAAGTTCTACTTCCTGATCGGGTACACGGAAACACTGCTCTCCTTCCTATACAAGTGCCCAATCAAGTTGGAGGTGCAAACCGTGGAGGAGAAAGTAATTTACAAGTACCTGTAA